From Thermogladius calderae 1633, a single genomic window includes:
- a CDS encoding nicotinamide-nucleotide adenylyltransferase produces the protein MGRVLYPGRFQPFHNGHAYAIGWLLERYDEVVVAVGSAQEGFTCQNPFTGGERVEMIRSYTKARGIDGRVWIITVPDIRMPPAWTSYTLSLSPRVEAVASGNPQVLDPFKWLGLKTIEIPLEKPELYKGTVIRGFMAKGLEWRHLVPEEVAYFIDEIGGVERVRRVCSSEGR, from the coding sequence GTGGGCCGGGTACTCTACCCCGGGAGATTTCAGCCGTTCCACAACGGGCACGCATACGCGATAGGGTGGCTCCTAGAGAGGTACGACGAGGTCGTAGTGGCTGTGGGCAGCGCCCAAGAGGGCTTCACCTGCCAGAACCCCTTCACCGGCGGCGAGAGAGTCGAGATGATCAGGAGTTACACCAAGGCGCGGGGTATAGACGGGAGAGTCTGGATTATAACGGTCCCCGACATAAGGATGCCGCCGGCCTGGACCTCCTACACGCTCTCTTTATCACCCCGGGTTGAGGCCGTCGCCTCGGGGAACCCCCAGGTACTCGACCCGTTCAAGTGGCTGGGGCTCAAGACTATTGAAATACCCCTCGAGAAGCCCGAGCTCTACAAAGGCACCGTGATCAGAGGGTTTATGGCGAAGGGGTTGGAGTGGAGGCACCTTGTACCAGAAGAAGTGGCGTACTTTATAGACGAGATCGGCGGTGTCGAAAGAGTCAGGAGAGTGTGTAGTAGTGAGGGTCGTTGA
- a CDS encoding beta-CASP ribonuclease aCPSF1: MTLPSDILDKNRKTLVELLLKEIPPELNLASIEFEGPEIVLYVNNRQAIVKFLDTIKAIAKKIRKRVVVRASPDARLPPEEAKKKILELVPKDANVDPNSIVFDETLGEVWIKAEKPGAIVGKGNIIRHFVLAETGWRPVPQRASPLESKMLNTIMSNLLKQSKYRLEFLRRVGERIHRDVIFKNNYVRVTALGGFMEVGRSAILVETKESRVLLDLGINVGAIHDPLKAYPEIDLDAIRVDELDAVIVTHSHLDHVGVVPLLYKYGYRGPTYMTKPTRELSAIMIQDLIQVARREGRDIPFGEKDLSTMILHTIPVEYDEVTDVAPDIKLTMYNAGHILGSAIVHLHIGMGLHNIVYTGDFKYSSTRLLDKAVSEFPRVETLIIESTYGATKQQSRQAAEQQLVDIVKRTIERRGVVLIPVFAVGRGQEIMVVLNEAIEKKLIPPVNIYIEGLINEVTAIHTEYPEYMSKSLRDAIYRGENPFTSEHFKIIEGDVGRPDIVEDRPSIIMATSGMLTGGPAVDYLRLIASDERSSLIFVGYQAEGTLGRKIKDGMREITNVVEGKVEVLKINLEVHSIDGFSGHSDQTELVRYVLNIKPKPRNIILNHGEPNAIYTFARLISRAVRDPSSGYQTVPNIFTPSILDSVNLTASR; the protein is encoded by the coding sequence GTGACTTTACCTAGCGACATACTGGACAAGAACAGGAAAACGTTAGTGGAGCTACTATTGAAGGAGATACCGCCGGAGCTCAACTTGGCGAGCATCGAGTTTGAGGGGCCGGAGATAGTCCTCTACGTCAACAACAGGCAGGCAATCGTAAAGTTCCTAGACACCATAAAGGCCATTGCCAAGAAGATACGTAAGAGGGTCGTGGTAAGGGCCAGCCCTGATGCGAGGCTCCCCCCGGAGGAGGCCAAGAAGAAGATCCTCGAGCTAGTCCCGAAAGACGCGAACGTCGACCCGAACAGTATAGTCTTCGACGAGACCCTCGGCGAGGTCTGGATAAAGGCAGAGAAGCCGGGTGCGATAGTCGGCAAGGGCAACATCATAAGGCACTTCGTCCTGGCTGAAACGGGCTGGAGGCCCGTACCCCAGAGAGCCTCGCCGCTAGAGTCCAAGATGTTGAACACCATTATGTCCAACCTGCTAAAGCAAAGCAAGTACAGGCTAGAGTTCCTCAGAAGAGTCGGCGAGAGGATTCACAGAGACGTGATCTTCAAGAACAACTACGTCAGGGTCACCGCTCTCGGGGGCTTCATGGAGGTGGGCAGGTCTGCGATCCTCGTCGAGACAAAGGAGAGTAGAGTGCTACTAGACCTCGGCATTAACGTGGGCGCTATACACGACCCCCTCAAGGCTTACCCCGAGATCGACCTCGACGCTATCAGAGTAGACGAGCTCGACGCTGTCATCGTGACTCACTCGCACCTAGACCACGTAGGGGTAGTACCGCTACTCTACAAGTACGGGTACAGGGGCCCGACGTACATGACCAAGCCCACTAGGGAGCTGTCGGCGATCATGATCCAGGACTTGATCCAGGTCGCCAGGAGAGAGGGGAGAGACATCCCCTTCGGCGAGAAAGACCTGTCCACAATGATACTCCACACAATACCAGTGGAGTACGACGAGGTCACCGACGTAGCGCCCGACATAAAGCTCACAATGTACAACGCTGGGCACATACTGGGGTCGGCTATCGTCCACCTCCACATAGGCATGGGGTTACACAACATAGTGTACACGGGGGACTTCAAGTACTCTAGCACCAGGTTGCTGGACAAGGCGGTTAGCGAGTTCCCTAGAGTAGAGACTCTAATAATAGAGAGCACCTACGGTGCCACTAAGCAGCAGAGTAGGCAGGCCGCCGAGCAACAGTTGGTAGACATAGTTAAGAGGACTATAGAGAGACGCGGCGTCGTCCTAATACCTGTCTTCGCCGTGGGTAGAGGACAGGAGATCATGGTAGTACTAAACGAGGCTATCGAGAAGAAGCTGATCCCGCCTGTAAACATTTACATCGAGGGCCTGATAAACGAGGTGACAGCTATACACACCGAGTACCCCGAGTACATGAGCAAGAGCCTGAGAGACGCCATATACAGGGGCGAGAACCCGTTCACTAGCGAGCACTTCAAGATCATAGAAGGGGACGTCGGCAGGCCCGATATCGTGGAGGACAGGCCTTCCATAATCATGGCTACCAGCGGCATGCTCACCGGCGGCCCCGCCGTCGACTACCTCAGGCTGATAGCCAGCGACGAGAGGAGCTCCTTGATCTTCGTCGGGTACCAGGCCGAGGGGACACTGGGGCGGAAGATAAAGGACGGTATGAGGGAGATAACGAATGTCGTCGAGGGCAAAGTCGAGGTACTCAAGATAAACCTTGAGGTTCACAGCATAGACGGCTTCAGCGGCCACAGCGACCAGACAGAGCTTGTCAGGTACGTGTTGAACATCAAGCCTAAACCGAGGAACATAATACTGAACCACGGCGAGCCCAACGCTATATACACCTTCGCCAGGCTCATATCGCGGGCTGTCAGAGACCCGTCTAGCGGCTACCAGACCGTGCCGAACATCTTCACTCCGAGTATCCTGGACAGCGTCAACTTGACAGCCTCTAGATAG
- the psmB gene encoding archaeal proteasome endopeptidase complex subunit beta: protein MNTESRTTTVGLVVGDYVVLAADKRATGGPMVYHKRVKKIHKITDYAAMTISGLVADAQVLVDEARYIARLYELDYGRRITLRSLSNYMSLILSAYLRYVPFIVQLLLGGVDEEGPSLYYLDLYGSISKEKYASTGSGSPVAYGVLEKEYRKDMSLEEAKHLAFKAVEAALSRDGFSGEGVDVVVIGPNYYTEESFLFAKKLLSNQ, encoded by the coding sequence TTGAATACCGAGAGCAGGACGACGACTGTCGGCCTAGTAGTAGGCGACTACGTAGTGCTGGCCGCTGACAAGAGGGCTACTGGAGGCCCCATGGTATACCACAAGAGGGTCAAGAAAATACACAAGATAACGGACTACGCAGCAATGACTATATCCGGGCTTGTGGCGGACGCGCAAGTACTCGTCGACGAGGCGAGGTACATAGCCAGGCTCTACGAGCTGGACTACGGGAGGAGGATCACCTTAAGGTCCCTCTCGAACTACATGTCCCTCATACTCTCAGCGTACCTGAGGTACGTCCCCTTCATAGTCCAGCTCCTGCTCGGGGGCGTCGACGAGGAGGGGCCCTCACTATACTACCTGGACCTGTACGGCTCCATCTCCAAGGAGAAGTACGCTTCCACGGGCAGCGGGTCGCCAGTAGCTTACGGGGTTCTAGAGAAGGAGTACAGGAAGGACATGAGCCTCGAAGAGGCAAAACACCTGGCATTCAAGGCTGTAGAGGCAGCTCTGAGCAGGGACGGTTTCAGCGGCGAGGGCGTTGACGTGGTGGTCATAGGCCCCAACTACTACACCGAGGAGTCGTTCCTCTTCGCGAAGAAGCTCTTGTCCAACCAATAG
- a CDS encoding coproporphyrinogen-III oxidase family protein, which yields MVLSSGNLKVHWLLRRPARMELFKVVDAGLHTKMVGESMRDRRIGVYVHIPYCKTTCPFCPYFKTVLRSRDEVEKYLRAVVSEIDVYGRLLEGGGYEVVEIHVGGGTPSLVPASFFKELYEKLSEYFTLKTNIGIEANPEDLTSSEYTGELYKNEVGEVSIGAQSFNGKVLKALGRKHTVEDNVRAVENAVKAGFKWVNVDLMFLPPSIRGYVEISPEEGLTIFEDDLKRALELGAHQITFYPTIIPRHSPGFKLVEQGRLAQDERLVDKFVERALDFVENKKLRLVRVYSISREQYEYATVNLEMVGPLLGLGAGAWSNTGLYQYINVHDVQSYVRLVNEGKPPAVYYRSLEKSTIAWRALFDQLSSGVVKTRLFNELGVEKIPYSIRAFLELATLAGLLEKRGGDYYLTRKGVVEVYKSVINYVAEIPVKATMILEKHSRQESMPDKIVV from the coding sequence TTGGTCTTGTCCAGCGGGAACCTAAAGGTCCACTGGCTTCTCAGGAGACCGGCTCGCATGGAGCTGTTCAAGGTCGTAGACGCAGGCTTACACACTAAAATGGTTGGAGAGAGCATGAGAGACAGGAGGATAGGCGTCTACGTTCACATACCGTACTGCAAGACTACATGCCCCTTCTGCCCCTACTTCAAGACCGTACTGAGATCAAGGGACGAGGTCGAGAAGTACCTCCGCGCCGTCGTGAGCGAGATAGATGTCTACGGGAGACTACTCGAGGGCGGCGGCTACGAGGTCGTCGAGATACACGTGGGCGGCGGCACGCCGAGTCTAGTACCAGCATCCTTCTTCAAGGAGCTCTACGAGAAGCTGTCAGAGTACTTCACCTTGAAGACGAACATCGGGATAGAGGCGAACCCCGAGGACCTAACCAGTAGCGAGTACACTGGTGAGCTCTACAAGAACGAAGTCGGCGAGGTGAGTATAGGGGCCCAGAGCTTCAACGGGAAGGTCTTGAAGGCGCTCGGCAGGAAGCACACTGTCGAAGACAACGTTAGGGCTGTCGAGAACGCTGTCAAGGCTGGTTTCAAGTGGGTTAACGTAGACTTGATGTTCCTTCCGCCTAGTATAAGAGGCTACGTGGAGATCAGCCCGGAGGAGGGCTTGACCATATTCGAGGACGACCTAAAGAGGGCTCTCGAGCTAGGAGCGCACCAGATAACGTTTTATCCCACAATAATCCCACGCCACTCGCCAGGTTTCAAGCTGGTGGAACAGGGTAGACTAGCCCAGGACGAGAGACTAGTCGACAAGTTCGTGGAGAGGGCCCTGGACTTCGTGGAAAACAAGAAACTCAGATTAGTCAGAGTGTACTCGATCTCGAGAGAGCAGTACGAGTACGCGACCGTGAACCTGGAGATGGTCGGCCCACTCTTAGGCCTTGGCGCAGGGGCGTGGAGTAACACGGGTCTCTACCAGTACATCAACGTGCACGATGTCCAGTCCTATGTACGTCTAGTGAACGAAGGTAAGCCGCCGGCAGTGTACTACAGGAGCCTCGAGAAGTCCACTATCGCTTGGAGAGCCCTCTTCGACCAGTTGAGTAGTGGAGTGGTCAAGACAAGGCTTTTCAACGAGCTAGGTGTAGAAAAGATCCCCTACAGTATTAGGGCCTTCCTCGAGTTGGCTACTCTAGCGGGGCTCCTGGAGAAGAGAGGTGGAGACTACTACCTGACGAGAAAGGGCGTCGTCGAGGTCTAC
- the rtcA gene encoding RNA 3'-terminal phosphate cyclase: MRVVEIDGSMGEGGGQILRYSLALSALTLRPVRIYNIRAKRDNPGLRPQHLTAVNALKEATNAIVRGAEVGSMELYFEPRERRGGFMRLDIGTAGSISLVMQAMIPVLLFSEREARVQITGGTDVEWSPPIDYMKHVFAYNMRLLGVEVRIDVLKRGHYPRGGGLVEFTVKKTASVLKPVKLVEHGGVVAVRGVSHAVRLPKHVAERQASSAASVVMSRLGIKPAIDLEFYEPGKDHHLGPGSGIVLYAETRSGTRLGADSLGARGKPAERVGTEAAEALVEEVSTGMCFDRHMGDMLVPYLVLAGGQSEVGVSSITLHTLTAIEVAKIFFPETEIRVEGGLNKPGIIRVKGVSYQP; encoded by the coding sequence GTGAGGGTCGTTGAAATAGACGGTAGCATGGGAGAGGGAGGGGGCCAGATACTCAGGTACAGCCTAGCTCTCTCGGCCCTCACACTAAGGCCTGTGAGGATCTACAACATCAGGGCTAAGCGGGACAACCCTGGCTTGAGGCCCCAACACCTTACAGCCGTCAACGCCTTGAAAGAGGCCACCAACGCCATCGTGAGGGGCGCCGAAGTAGGGAGCATGGAGCTGTACTTCGAGCCCAGAGAGAGGAGAGGGGGCTTCATGAGGCTCGACATCGGGACTGCTGGCAGTATAAGCCTGGTCATGCAGGCCATGATACCAGTGCTGCTCTTCAGCGAGAGGGAGGCCAGAGTCCAGATAACAGGGGGCACAGACGTCGAGTGGAGCCCTCCCATCGACTACATGAAGCACGTCTTCGCGTACAACATGAGGCTACTGGGAGTTGAGGTGAGAATTGACGTGTTGAAGAGAGGGCACTACCCACGCGGCGGGGGCCTAGTAGAGTTCACAGTGAAGAAGACCGCCAGCGTGTTGAAGCCAGTCAAGCTGGTCGAGCACGGGGGTGTCGTAGCGGTCAGGGGGGTTAGCCACGCCGTGAGGCTGCCGAAGCACGTCGCAGAGAGGCAGGCATCTAGCGCGGCCAGCGTCGTGATGAGCAGGCTCGGCATCAAGCCCGCGATCGACCTAGAGTTCTACGAGCCGGGCAAAGACCACCACTTGGGCCCCGGTAGCGGCATCGTGCTGTACGCCGAGACAAGGTCTGGCACTAGGCTGGGAGCAGACTCGCTGGGGGCTAGGGGGAAGCCGGCCGAGAGAGTAGGCACCGAGGCCGCAGAGGCTCTCGTCGAGGAAGTCTCGACAGGAATGTGCTTTGACAGGCACATGGGCGACATGCTCGTGCCATACCTTGTCTTAGCGGGGGGTCAAAGCGAGGTAGGCGTGTCTTCTATAACACTCCACACCCTGACGGCAATAGAAGTTGCGAAAATATTCTTCCCAGAGACAGAGATCAGAGTAGAAGGGGGTCTAAATAAACCCGGTATTATAAGGGTCAAGGGGGTCTCTTACCAGCCGTAA
- a CDS encoding NOG1 family protein, protein MISLEEFKRVRVRSFKEVYALVDEKMRSITDKSVGARRLVGDEKIRRVLTAKLRVSCETVREELERVEEAVSLVKSMGEFYAKLFELYTRLDLDALLGKLRRSRRLVGRIEEDYASRLRSAGTRREAVASFREGLGRCLSLYKRLNRDVVRVKQGVAELAKMPSVKGDYVVVIAGMPQVGKSTLLSKLTRAKPEIGMFPFTTKTIIVGHWESEYGTVVFVDTPGILDRPVDEMNEIELKAVYAVKYLADAAIYVFDANPNSYYSLEQQLKTYSTVRSLLGDKPVIAVLNKVDVLREDELEKLARELGEKIPGELVRVSALKELNLDYLKKVVLEKLTAGKRPP, encoded by the coding sequence GTGATCTCGCTGGAGGAGTTCAAGAGGGTTAGGGTGAGGTCTTTCAAAGAGGTCTACGCTCTAGTAGACGAGAAGATGAGGTCTATTACCGACAAGAGTGTGGGAGCTCGCAGGCTCGTGGGCGACGAGAAGATCAGGAGGGTTCTCACAGCTAAGCTCAGAGTCTCCTGCGAGACCGTTCGAGAGGAGCTTGAGAGGGTAGAGGAGGCCGTCTCCCTAGTTAAGAGCATGGGCGAGTTCTACGCTAAGCTGTTCGAGTTGTACACTAGGCTAGACTTGGACGCACTGCTCGGCAAGTTGAGGAGGAGCCGCAGGCTTGTTGGCAGGATAGAGGAGGACTACGCTAGCAGGTTGAGGAGCGCCGGGACTAGGAGGGAAGCGGTCGCGTCGTTTAGAGAAGGCTTGGGTAGGTGCCTTTCACTATACAAGAGGCTCAACAGGGACGTCGTGAGAGTAAAGCAGGGGGTCGCAGAGCTGGCAAAGATGCCCAGTGTTAAAGGAGACTACGTCGTGGTCATAGCGGGCATGCCCCAGGTGGGGAAGTCCACTCTCCTCAGCAAGCTGACCCGGGCTAAGCCAGAGATAGGGATGTTCCCGTTCACGACCAAGACCATTATAGTCGGGCACTGGGAGAGCGAGTATGGGACGGTCGTCTTCGTCGACACACCGGGTATACTGGACAGGCCCGTGGACGAGATGAACGAGATAGAGCTCAAAGCCGTCTACGCAGTCAAGTACCTCGCCGACGCGGCTATTTACGTGTTCGACGCTAACCCGAACAGCTACTACAGCCTCGAACAGCAGTTGAAGACGTACAGTACCGTGAGAAGCCTACTGGGCGACAAACCCGTGATCGCGGTGTTGAACAAGGTCGACGTCCTGCGCGAAGACGAACTCGAGAAGCTCGCAAGAGAGCTCGGCGAGAAGATACCCGGGGAACTAGTACGAGTCTCAGCCCTGAAAGAACTGAATTTAGACTACTTGAAGAAAGTAGTGTTGGAGAAGCTTACGGCTGGTAAGAGACCCCCTTGA